A genome region from Pseudomonas pergaminensis includes the following:
- a CDS encoding 2,5-dihydroxypyridine 5,6-dioxygenase, protein MPVSDCELTQMFEHVLTLSKVDPTQSVAVLKSHYSDPRTVRAAMDAAQRLGAKVYAVELPSFNHPRAMGNDMTAYCGDTALTGNIAAQRALEAADLIVDTMMLLHSPEQEQILKTGTRILLAVEPPEVLARMLPTEEDKVRVLAAEQLLKKARSIHVKSRAGSDFRAALGQYPSVTEYGFADEPGRWDHWPSGFLFSWPNEETAEGVLVLDIGDILLPFKTYTREKITLEIEKGFITKIHGGFEAEYLRDYMKYFNDPEVYGISHIGWGLQPRAQWTAMGLHDKNDGMCMDARAFYGNFLFSTGPNTEVGGTRKTPCHMDIPLRNCDVYLDDEAVVIAGDVVAPAASLAR, encoded by the coding sequence ATGCCGGTAAGCGATTGCGAACTGACCCAGATGTTTGAACACGTGTTGACGCTGTCCAAGGTCGACCCGACCCAGAGCGTTGCCGTGCTCAAGAGCCATTACTCCGACCCGCGCACCGTGCGTGCTGCGATGGATGCTGCGCAGCGCCTGGGGGCCAAGGTGTATGCGGTGGAGTTGCCGTCGTTCAACCATCCCAGGGCGATGGGCAACGACATGACCGCCTACTGCGGCGACACCGCGCTTACCGGCAATATCGCGGCGCAACGCGCACTGGAAGCCGCCGACCTGATCGTCGACACCATGATGCTGCTGCACTCGCCGGAGCAGGAGCAGATCCTCAAGACTGGCACGCGCATCCTGCTGGCCGTGGAGCCGCCCGAAGTGCTGGCGCGCATGCTGCCCACCGAAGAAGACAAAGTGCGCGTGCTGGCGGCCGAGCAGTTGCTGAAAAAGGCACGCTCAATCCACGTGAAATCCCGCGCCGGCAGTGACTTCCGCGCTGCCCTGGGGCAATACCCGTCGGTGACCGAATACGGCTTTGCCGACGAGCCGGGGCGCTGGGACCATTGGCCGAGCGGCTTCCTGTTCTCCTGGCCCAACGAAGAAACCGCCGAAGGCGTGCTGGTGCTGGACATCGGCGACATCCTGCTGCCGTTCAAGACCTACACCCGCGAGAAGATCACCCTGGAGATCGAAAAGGGCTTCATCACCAAGATCCACGGGGGATTCGAGGCCGAATACCTGCGTGACTACATGAAGTACTTCAACGACCCCGAGGTGTACGGCATCTCCCATATCGGCTGGGGCCTGCAGCCACGGGCGCAGTGGACGGCGATGGGCCTGCACGACAAGAACGATGGCATGTGCATGGACGCGCGGGCGTTCTATGGCAACTTCCTGTTCTCCACCGGGCCGAATACCGAAGTGGGCGGGACACGCAAGACGCCGTGCCACATGGATATCCCGCTGCGCAATTGCGATGTGTACCTGGATGACGAAGCCGTGGTCATCGCCGGTGACGTCGTCGCCCCGGCAGCCTCCCTGGCCCGCTGA
- a CDS encoding MarR family winged helix-turn-helix transcriptional regulator, with amino-acid sequence MPDSYVFSEQVGHLLRKAYQRHLAIFQQNVGDSQLTAVQFVTLCALRDHGASSLTELVKATAVDQATIRGIVERLKAKELISLEPDPQDKRKVVVDLSPEGAELVAQTAPRAAQISELTMSNLNPAERVAVLFLLRKMIDDPQE; translated from the coding sequence GTGCCTGATTCCTACGTCTTTTCTGAACAAGTTGGCCACCTGCTGCGCAAGGCCTACCAGCGCCACTTGGCGATCTTTCAGCAGAATGTCGGCGATTCCCAGCTCACCGCCGTGCAGTTCGTGACCCTGTGCGCGCTGCGCGATCACGGTGCAAGTTCGCTGACCGAGCTGGTCAAGGCGACGGCCGTGGACCAGGCGACCATTCGCGGCATCGTCGAACGGCTCAAGGCCAAGGAACTGATCAGCCTGGAACCGGACCCGCAGGACAAGCGCAAAGTGGTGGTGGACTTGTCCCCGGAAGGCGCCGAACTGGTCGCCCAGACTGCGCCGCGCGCCGCGCAGATCAGCGAATTGACCATGAGCAACCTCAACCCCGCCGAACGGGTGGCAGTGCTGTTCTTGCTGCGCAAGATGATCGACGACCCGCAGGAATAA
- a CDS encoding maleate cis-trans isomerase family protein: MQKPYRIGQIVPSSNTTMETEIPAMLTARQAIRPERFTFHSSRMRMKQVRKEELAAMDGESDRCAVELSDAKVDVLGYACLVAIMAMGLGYHRNSEQRLRKATADNDANAPVITSAGALIEGLKVMGAKRIAIVAPYMKPLTELVVNYIREEGFEVVDWRALEIPDNLEVARHDPANLPAIVAGMNLEGVDVIVLSACVQMQSLPVVAKVEAQTGKPVLTAAIATTYAMLKALDLEPIVPGAGALLSGAY; this comes from the coding sequence ATGCAGAAGCCTTACCGCATCGGCCAGATCGTGCCCAGTTCCAACACCACCATGGAAACCGAGATCCCGGCGATGCTCACCGCACGCCAGGCGATCCGCCCCGAGCGTTTTACCTTTCACTCCAGCCGCATGCGCATGAAGCAAGTGCGCAAGGAAGAACTGGCGGCCATGGACGGCGAGTCCGACCGTTGTGCCGTCGAGCTGTCCGACGCCAAGGTCGATGTGCTGGGTTATGCGTGCCTGGTGGCGATCATGGCCATGGGCCTGGGTTATCACCGCAACTCCGAACAACGCCTGCGCAAAGCCACCGCCGACAACGACGCCAACGCCCCGGTGATCACCAGCGCCGGCGCCTTGATCGAAGGCCTGAAAGTGATGGGCGCCAAGCGCATCGCGATTGTTGCGCCGTACATGAAACCGCTGACCGAACTGGTGGTGAACTACATCCGCGAAGAAGGCTTCGAGGTGGTGGACTGGCGTGCGCTGGAGATCCCGGACAACCTCGAAGTGGCCCGCCACGATCCAGCCAACCTGCCGGCTATCGTCGCCGGCATGAACCTGGAAGGTGTCGATGTGATCGTGCTGTCCGCCTGCGTGCAGATGCAATCGCTGCCAGTGGTGGCCAAGGTCGAGGCGCAAACCGGCAAACCGGTGCTCACCGCCGCCATCGCCACTACCTACGCGATGCTCAAGGCCCTGGACCTGGAACCTATCGTTCCCGGTGCTGGCGCCCTGCTTTCCGGCGCTTATTAA
- a CDS encoding MFS transporter, which produces MPIANAAPATTVADPVNTLYHKITWKLIPFLCFCYLAAYLDRINIGFAKLQMLDQLQFSETAFGLGAGLFFVGYILFEVPSNLVLERVGAKIWIARIMITWGLLSACTMLVTSTTQFYILRFLLGAAEAGFLPGVLYYLTTWFPTHRRGRIIALFMIGLPLSSVIGGPLSGWIMGHFDHMGGLRGWQWLFLIEAVPSVLLGVLTFWALPNTYQQAKWLSAEEKALLETELRKDDADGAGSKHSFRDGFFNLKVWMLGGIDFSILLSAYAMGFWMPTFIRNAGVTDTFHIGVLTALPSVAALLGMLLIGASSDKHRERRWHIIVPFFIGAAAMATSTFFTHNVAATVALFAIASAAIIGAVPVFFSLPATFLKGTAAATGFALACSVANIAGLVSNSLMGVAIDVTGSSAGALWFFAGCLILSSFLVIALPAKLVNR; this is translated from the coding sequence ATGCCCATTGCGAATGCAGCGCCCGCGACCACCGTCGCCGACCCGGTCAACACGCTTTACCACAAGATCACTTGGAAACTGATTCCGTTCCTGTGCTTCTGCTACCTGGCCGCCTACCTCGACCGCATCAACATCGGCTTCGCCAAACTGCAAATGCTCGACCAACTGCAGTTCAGCGAAACCGCGTTCGGCCTCGGTGCCGGCCTGTTTTTTGTCGGTTACATCCTGTTCGAAGTGCCGAGCAACCTGGTGCTGGAACGGGTCGGCGCGAAAATCTGGATCGCGCGCATCATGATCACCTGGGGCCTGCTCTCGGCCTGCACCATGCTGGTCACCTCCACCACCCAGTTCTACATCCTGCGTTTTCTGCTCGGCGCGGCCGAGGCGGGCTTTCTGCCGGGCGTGCTGTACTACCTGACCACCTGGTTCCCCACCCATCGGCGCGGGCGCATCATCGCGCTGTTCATGATCGGCCTGCCGCTGTCCAGCGTGATCGGCGGCCCGCTGTCCGGCTGGATCATGGGCCACTTCGACCACATGGGCGGGCTGCGCGGCTGGCAGTGGCTGTTCCTGATCGAAGCGGTACCCAGCGTATTGCTGGGCGTGCTGACCTTCTGGGCACTGCCCAACACCTACCAGCAAGCCAAATGGTTGTCGGCTGAGGAAAAGGCCCTGCTGGAAACCGAACTGCGCAAGGATGACGCCGACGGCGCCGGCAGCAAGCACAGCTTCCGTGACGGGTTCTTCAACCTCAAAGTGTGGATGCTCGGCGGTATCGACTTCTCGATCCTGCTCAGCGCCTATGCCATGGGCTTCTGGATGCCGACCTTCATCCGCAACGCCGGGGTCACCGACACCTTCCATATCGGCGTGCTCACTGCACTACCAAGCGTCGCCGCCCTGCTCGGCATGCTGCTGATCGGTGCCAGTTCCGACAAGCACCGCGAACGCCGCTGGCACATCATCGTGCCGTTTTTCATCGGTGCGGCGGCGATGGCCACCAGCACCTTCTTCACCCATAACGTAGCGGCCACCGTGGCGCTGTTCGCGATTGCCTCGGCGGCGATCATCGGCGCGGTGCCGGTGTTCTTCAGCCTGCCGGCGACCTTTCTCAAAGGCACTGCGGCGGCCACCGGCTTTGCCCTGGCCTGCTCGGTGGCGAATATCGCAGGCCTGGTGAGCAACTCGTTGATGGGCGTTGCGATCGACGTCACGGGCAGCAGTGCCGGTGCCTTGTGGTTTTTCGCTGGCTGCCTGATTCTCAGCAGCTTCCTGGTCATCGCCTTGCCGGCGAAACTGGTGAACCGTTGA
- a CDS encoding N-carbamoylsarcosine amidohydrolase encodes MSEQSADANYQGVWGNRIGFGKKAALLMIDFMQGYTTEGAPLFAPGVVTAVAESVELLATARKHGIAVVHTNIRYHPGHFVDGGIWVKKAPVMKDMIEGNPLAAFCADVLPQADEVVITKQYASAFFGSSLAPMLHAQGIDTVVLAGCSTSGCIRATAVDAVQHGFRTIVVRECVGDRHPAPHEANLFDIDSKYGDVVSKQEAMRKFKEQ; translated from the coding sequence ATGAGTGAACAATCCGCCGACGCCAACTACCAAGGCGTATGGGGCAACCGCATCGGCTTCGGCAAGAAAGCCGCACTGCTGATGATCGACTTCATGCAGGGCTACACCACCGAAGGCGCGCCGCTGTTTGCGCCGGGTGTGGTCACGGCTGTAGCTGAAAGCGTCGAGCTGCTGGCCACCGCACGCAAGCACGGGATTGCGGTGGTGCACACCAATATCCGCTACCATCCCGGCCATTTCGTCGATGGCGGGATCTGGGTCAAGAAGGCCCCGGTGATGAAAGACATGATCGAAGGCAACCCACTGGCGGCGTTCTGCGCCGACGTGTTGCCCCAGGCCGATGAAGTGGTGATCACCAAACAGTACGCCAGTGCGTTCTTCGGCAGCAGCCTGGCGCCGATGCTGCATGCCCAGGGCATCGACACCGTGGTACTGGCCGGTTGTTCCACCAGCGGCTGCATCCGCGCCACGGCGGTGGATGCGGTGCAACACGGGTTTCGCACCATCGTCGTGCGCGAATGCGTCGGCGACCGGCACCCGGCCCCCCATGAAGCCAACCTGTTCGATATCGACAGCAAGTATGGCGACGTAGTGAGCAAGCAGGAGGCGATGCGCAAATTCAAGGAGCAATAA
- a CDS encoding nucleoside hydrolase, with translation MQGFLKRCALLVAVGLCAGTAQAAEKVIFDTDFNVLNDDGQAFIMLAQLHAQKRIELLGMTLVSGNAWVDQEQVDALKAVERMGVEKEVGVYSGAAYPLLHDYATYEAEKALFGSGWPGAFKNPRPTSPAQLVTPPDGLATHTKLRSETAAQFIVQSVRANPHQVTILAVGPLTNVALAIRSAPDIVPLIKRIVYMGGALEIPGNTTPAAEFNWWFDPEAAKIVLRAPIEHVIFPNDVCEKVTFDKAVYQRVIAQKGPIADLYTHEFGPLFDKDPSYHSFTWDSLPALYLVNPEIVTQSRDLWVGVDATFGADYGRALGYQKGAPVGTQKAKVVFGVDQKKFWDGYVNLVTLPTPVKH, from the coding sequence ATGCAAGGCTTCTTGAAACGCTGTGCGTTGCTTGTGGCGGTCGGCCTGTGTGCCGGCACCGCGCAGGCCGCGGAAAAAGTCATCTTCGACACCGACTTCAATGTGCTCAACGATGACGGCCAAGCCTTCATCATGCTCGCCCAGTTGCACGCGCAAAAACGCATCGAGCTGCTGGGCATGACCCTGGTCAGTGGCAACGCCTGGGTCGACCAGGAACAGGTCGATGCCCTCAAGGCCGTGGAACGCATGGGCGTGGAGAAAGAGGTCGGCGTCTATTCCGGCGCCGCCTACCCGCTGCTGCACGACTACGCCACCTATGAGGCGGAAAAGGCCCTGTTCGGTTCCGGTTGGCCAGGGGCGTTCAAGAACCCGCGTCCTACCTCGCCCGCGCAGTTGGTCACGCCACCGGATGGCCTGGCCACGCACACGAAACTGCGCAGCGAGACGGCCGCGCAGTTCATTGTGCAAAGCGTGCGCGCCAACCCGCACCAGGTGACGATCCTTGCCGTCGGCCCGCTGACCAACGTCGCCCTGGCGATTCGCTCGGCGCCGGATATCGTGCCGCTGATCAAGCGCATCGTGTACATGGGTGGCGCCCTGGAGATTCCGGGCAACACCACGCCGGCGGCGGAATTCAATTGGTGGTTCGACCCGGAGGCCGCGAAGATCGTGTTGCGCGCGCCGATCGAACACGTGATTTTCCCCAACGATGTGTGCGAGAAAGTCACCTTCGACAAGGCGGTGTACCAACGCGTGATCGCCCAGAAAGGCCCGATTGCCGACCTGTACACGCATGAGTTCGGGCCGTTGTTCGACAAGGACCCTAGCTACCACAGCTTTACCTGGGACAGCTTGCCGGCGCTGTACCTGGTCAACCCAGAGATTGTCACGCAATCGCGCGATTTGTGGGTGGGTGTAGACGCCACCTTCGGCGCCGACTACGGCCGCGCACTGGGCTACCAGAAAGGCGCCCCGGTAGGCACGCAGAAGGCCAAGGTGGTGTTCGGTGTGGACCAGAAGAAATTCTGGGATGGCTACGTCAACCTCGTGACCCTGCCGACGCCGGTCAAGCACTGA
- a CDS encoding (2Fe-2S)-binding protein: MISQHITVTLEVNGQKSEVSAMADTPLLLVLRNDLELNGPKYGCGLGECGACTVIIDGVAARSCVFPLSGAAGREIVTLEGLGTRHAPHLVQQAFIDEQAAQCGYCLNGMIMTTKALLDRNPNPSEAEVRNALSGNLCRCGTHIEILRAVLRAARLMTVD; encoded by the coding sequence ATGATCAGCCAGCACATCACGGTAACGCTTGAGGTCAACGGGCAAAAAAGCGAAGTCAGCGCCATGGCGGACACGCCGCTGTTGCTGGTGCTGCGCAATGACCTGGAACTCAATGGCCCCAAATATGGCTGCGGCCTCGGGGAGTGCGGTGCGTGCACCGTGATCATCGATGGGGTGGCGGCCCGTTCCTGTGTGTTTCCGTTGTCGGGTGCCGCAGGCCGCGAGATTGTCACCCTGGAAGGTCTGGGCACGCGCCATGCGCCGCACCTGGTGCAACAAGCCTTTATCGACGAGCAGGCCGCGCAATGTGGCTACTGCCTCAACGGCATGATCATGACCACCAAGGCCTTGCTCGACCGTAACCCTAACCCCAGCGAAGCCGAGGTACGCAACGCGCTGTCGGGCAACCTCTGCCGCTGCGGCACCCATATTGAAATCCTGCGCGCCGTGCTGCGTGCCGCCCGCCTGATGACTGTGGATTGA
- a CDS encoding FAD-dependent monooxygenase: MGSTQKIAIVGAGLGGAAAATLLQQAGFDVDVYEQAPEFSRLGAGIHMGPNIMKIFRRMGIEKQLDLMGSHPEHWFSRCGETGDYLSRIPLTGYGASYITVHRGDLHALQMSTLKPGTLHFNKRLETLEETDTQVRLTFADGQVTYADIVIGADGINSKIREELLGVEKPLYSGWVAHRALIRGDQLAKYDLKFEDCIKWWTEDRHMMVYYTTGKRDEYYYVTGVPHAEWDFQGAFVDSSREEMFDAFKGYHPTVQALIESTESVTKWPLRNRNPLPLWSCGRLVLLGDACHPMKPHMAQGAGMAIEDAAMLTRCLQETGISDYRTAFQLYEANRKERASRVQAVSNANTWLRTQEDPAWVYGYDLYAQELKSGVAA; encoded by the coding sequence ATGGGAAGCACTCAGAAAATCGCCATCGTCGGCGCCGGCCTTGGCGGTGCCGCCGCTGCCACCCTTTTGCAGCAAGCTGGTTTCGACGTGGATGTGTATGAGCAGGCGCCGGAGTTTTCCCGCTTGGGTGCCGGGATCCACATGGGTCCCAACATCATGAAAATCTTCCGCCGCATGGGCATCGAAAAACAGCTGGACCTGATGGGCTCGCACCCCGAGCACTGGTTCAGCCGTTGCGGCGAAACCGGCGACTACCTCTCGCGCATCCCGCTCACCGGCTACGGCGCGTCCTACATCACCGTGCACCGTGGCGACCTGCATGCGCTGCAGATGTCTACCCTCAAGCCCGGCACCCTGCACTTCAACAAGCGCCTGGAAACCCTCGAGGAAACCGACACCCAGGTGCGCCTGACCTTCGCCGACGGCCAGGTGACCTACGCCGACATCGTGATCGGTGCCGACGGCATCAATTCCAAGATCCGCGAAGAACTGCTCGGCGTGGAAAAACCGCTGTACAGCGGCTGGGTCGCACACCGTGCGCTGATCCGTGGCGACCAGTTGGCCAAGTACGACCTGAAGTTCGAAGACTGCATCAAATGGTGGACCGAAGACCGCCACATGATGGTCTATTACACCACCGGCAAGCGCGACGAGTACTACTACGTGACCGGCGTTCCCCATGCCGAATGGGACTTCCAGGGCGCGTTCGTCGACAGCAGCCGCGAAGAGATGTTCGACGCCTTCAAGGGCTACCACCCCACCGTCCAGGCCCTGATCGAGTCCACCGAAAGCGTGACCAAATGGCCGCTGCGCAACCGCAACCCGTTGCCACTGTGGAGCTGTGGGCGCCTGGTGCTGCTCGGCGACGCCTGCCACCCGATGAAGCCCCACATGGCCCAGGGTGCCGGCATGGCCATCGAAGACGCGGCGATGCTCACCCGCTGCCTGCAGGAAACCGGCATCAGCGACTACCGCACCGCGTTCCAGCTCTACGAAGCCAACCGCAAGGAACGTGCATCACGGGTACAAGCGGTGTCCAACGCCAACACCTGGCTGCGCACCCAGGAAGACCCGGCCTGGGTCTACGGTTATGACCTGTACGCGCAGGAACTCAAATCGGGGGTGGCCGCGTGA
- a CDS encoding alpha/beta fold hydrolase gives MSTFLYGGNVQANGIRQHYLRYGGKGPALILIPGITSPAITWGFVAERLGAQFDTYVLDVRGRGLSSTGPELDYSADTCAADIGAFADALNLHSYHLMGHSMGARFAVRSAVLHPQGVNRVVLIDPPVSGPGRREYPSKLPWYVDSIRQSLVGMDAEAMRAFCATWTDEQLQLRAEWLHTCYEPAIVRAFNDFHTVDFHHDLPHLKAPALLMVAGRGGVILDEDIAEIQDLQPAIQVARVPNAGHMIPWDDFDGFFHALGDFLEQ, from the coding sequence GTGAGCACCTTCCTCTACGGCGGCAACGTGCAGGCCAATGGCATTCGCCAGCACTACCTGCGTTACGGCGGCAAGGGCCCGGCGCTGATCCTGATCCCCGGCATCACCAGCCCGGCGATCACCTGGGGCTTCGTGGCCGAGCGCCTGGGCGCGCAGTTCGACACCTACGTGCTCGATGTGCGTGGTCGCGGCCTCTCGTCTACCGGCCCCGAGCTGGACTACAGCGCGGACACCTGCGCCGCAGACATCGGTGCCTTTGCCGATGCACTCAACCTGCACAGCTACCACTTGATGGGCCACTCCATGGGCGCGCGCTTTGCCGTGCGCAGCGCGGTGCTGCACCCCCAGGGCGTCAACCGCGTGGTGCTGATCGACCCGCCGGTGTCCGGCCCGGGCCGACGCGAATACCCGAGCAAGCTGCCGTGGTATGTCGATTCGATCCGCCAATCCCTGGTGGGCATGGACGCCGAGGCGATGCGCGCCTTCTGCGCCACCTGGACCGACGAACAACTGCAACTGCGCGCCGAATGGCTGCACACCTGCTATGAGCCCGCCATCGTGCGCGCCTTCAATGACTTCCACACGGTGGACTTCCACCACGACCTGCCCCACCTCAAGGCCCCTGCCCTGTTGATGGTGGCCGGGCGCGGCGGCGTGATCCTCGATGAAGACATTGCCGAAATCCAGGACCTGCAACCGGCCATCCAGGTGGCCCGCGTTCCGAATGCCGGGCACATGATTCCGTGGGATGACTTCGACGGTTTCTTCCACGCCCTTGGCGACTTCCTCGAACAATAA